One window of Cystobacter fuscus DSM 2262 genomic DNA carries:
- a CDS encoding YybH family protein has protein sequence MRTLQLSIAIGLLTGALGCGNAAEPYRETKTTQSIARLVTADELAIRQAIEDYANGFIQEDMQMLLGLWDTVNPSSVTYVAAELDQPIVGVTNLAPYYQSFLDTLIIKSGDISNLQIFQTGDTAYAFCNYTWVYENKPASAELVQPTRATFVLVKRNGHWLYQHFHESISFEYEPPTSLR, from the coding sequence ATGCGAACTCTCCAACTCTCCATCGCGATCGGTCTTCTGACGGGGGCCCTCGGCTGCGGCAACGCGGCGGAACCCTACCGCGAGACGAAAACAACCCAGTCCATCGCGAGGCTGGTGACGGCCGACGAGCTGGCCATCCGCCAGGCCATCGAGGACTACGCGAACGGGTTCATCCAAGAGGACATGCAGATGTTGTTGGGTCTCTGGGACACCGTGAATCCCAGCAGCGTGACGTATGTCGCGGCGGAGCTGGACCAGCCCATCGTCGGGGTCACCAATCTGGCCCCCTATTACCAGAGCTTCCTGGACACGCTCATCATCAAGAGCGGAGACATCAGCAATCTGCAGATCTTCCAGACGGGAGACACGGCCTACGCCTTCTGCAACTACACCTGGGTCTATGAGAACAAGCCGGCGAGCGCGGAGCTCGTGCAGCCCACTCGCGCGACCTTCGTCCTGGTCAAGCGCAATGGGCATTGGCTCTATCAACACTTTCACGAGTCCATCTCGTTCGAGTATGAGCCGCCCACCTCGCTGAGGTAG
- a CDS encoding alpha/beta fold hydrolase, with protein MTTPVTVGLEFPAVCPPEEMFMDLRRLGLVAVWLVCTTPAFAEAPREQGPEAGRSLDPEQAQEGLLLEHQYADINGIRMHYVTQGAGEPIIFLHGFPEYWGVWKKPLEEMGRDHWVIAPDMRGYNLSSKPADVEQYHIEKLVADIRALADHLKIKRFTLVSQDWGALVGWSFVLRHPEYVRRFVTINITHPALFNRDLREDAAQQQASQYMLLFRSPEAEPFIMADDYAFGRQGMIDAARQLGAQISAEDEAEMITAWKQPGAITGGLNYYRAARIGPPDGQGSLGGSNLLDGLYPQQLQVYLPVLFIHGEMDPYLLPSGQVGLEEYVHDLTFRRIPDADHSVTLEKPELVTQFLREFMLEN; from the coding sequence GTGACCACTCCAGTCACCGTCGGGCTGGAGTTCCCCGCGGTGTGTCCACCCGAGGAGATGTTCATGGACTTGAGAAGGTTGGGTCTGGTCGCCGTATGGCTCGTGTGTACCACGCCCGCGTTCGCGGAGGCTCCGCGGGAGCAAGGGCCTGAAGCTGGCCGCTCCCTCGATCCAGAACAGGCCCAAGAGGGTCTTCTCTTGGAGCACCAGTACGCGGACATCAACGGCATCCGCATGCACTACGTGACGCAGGGTGCCGGTGAACCCATCATCTTCCTCCATGGCTTCCCCGAGTATTGGGGCGTCTGGAAGAAGCCGCTCGAGGAGATGGGCAGGGACCATTGGGTCATCGCCCCGGACATGCGTGGCTACAACCTGAGCTCGAAGCCGGCCGACGTGGAGCAGTACCACATCGAGAAGTTGGTGGCGGACATCCGCGCGCTGGCGGACCACCTGAAGATCAAGCGGTTCACCCTGGTCTCGCAGGACTGGGGCGCGCTGGTGGGCTGGAGCTTCGTGCTGCGCCATCCCGAGTACGTGCGCCGGTTCGTCACCATCAACATCACGCACCCCGCCCTCTTCAATCGGGACCTGCGCGAGGACGCCGCTCAGCAGCAGGCCAGCCAGTACATGCTGCTCTTCCGCTCGCCCGAGGCCGAGCCCTTCATCATGGCCGATGACTACGCCTTCGGGAGGCAGGGGATGATCGATGCCGCCCGGCAGCTGGGTGCCCAGATCTCCGCCGAGGACGAGGCCGAGATGATCACCGCCTGGAAGCAGCCGGGCGCCATCACCGGCGGGCTCAACTACTACCGGGCGGCGCGGATCGGTCCTCCCGATGGCCAGGGGAGCCTGGGTGGCAGCAACCTGTTGGACGGGCTGTATCCGCAGCAGCTTCAGGTGTACCTGCCCGTGCTCTTCATCCACGGCGAGATGGACCCCTATCTCTTGCCGTCTGGCCAGGTGGGATTGGAGGAGTACGTGCACGACCTCACCTTCCGGCGCATCCCCGATGCCGACCATTCGGTCACCCTGGAGAAGCCGGAGCTCGTCACGCAGTTCCTTCGCGAGTTCATGCTGGAGAATTAG